The DNA sequence CCCAATTCAGTTATCTCTCGATCATCTAAAGGCGGTGCATGCCAAATTGGTCTATCTGCTAAAAGGACTATCTAAGGAGCAATTGCAACGAAAATTTACCCATCCCGAGGGCAACGAGCAAACCACACTTGAAGAAAACATCGGTCGCTATGCATGGCATGGCAATCATCATTTGGCACATATCGAAAATCTGCTCGATAGAGAGGGCTGGTAAGCTATACTTCTCGCGATAATATCCACATGGGTCTTTCAGCGTCTTTGGCGTTCGGAAGCCATAGTTCGGTTTCCTTGACAATCGTGAAACCATGGTTTAAGTAAAAGTCCAGAGCTTTGCCTTTTTTCATGGTATACAGCCAGATGACCTTTTTCATGGCATCTTTGGCAAATTCTTGAACAAAATCAATAGACTTCTTACCGATACCCTTGCCCGAATGGGCCTTCAAAAGATATATTTTGTTCAGCAACACATTTTTTGGTGACAGAAAGTTGCCCTTTTCTTCATCAAGTGTAAGATGCAAAATACCGACAGGGGCTGTTTTTGTATTGATCATGAAAAGCTTTTGATTTGGGTCTTGAAGAGTATTTTCGATTACCTCACGGTCTAGGTTTTCTTCAAAGAAA is a window from the Muricauda sp. SCSIO 65647 genome containing:
- a CDS encoding GNAT family N-acetyltransferase produces the protein MDITFEPVTKKTIETYIAVGKCSYIEHYLHLWKNEDPTPFFEENLDREVIENTLQDPNQKLFMINTKTAPVGILHLTLDEEKGNFLSPKNVLLNKIYLLKAHSGKGIGKKSIDFVQEFAKDAMKKVIWLYTMKKGKALDFYLNHGFTIVKETELWLPNAKDAERPMWILSREV